In the genome of Pseudanabaena mucicola str. Chao 1806, the window CGGAGGGTCACTTCAAAAGCACGTCCACAGGCTAGTCCCGCCAGTAGAGAGATTGCGAATAATAAATAAGGAGGATCAGAGGGGAAGTAGTAGTTCACGGTTATATCAATCTTTGAGTATATTTTTATCTTACTAGTCTGAGCGCATTAGTCCGAGTGCAGCTAACTGTGCTTGAGCTTTTTGTAAAGACTCATGCCATTCGCGATCGCTAATACTGTCAGCGACGATACCTGCACCAACCTGACCCCAAATATGATCGTTAGTCTTTAGCAAAGTCCGAATCAAGATATTAAGATCTATATTGCCACGTTTGTCGATATAGCCACAGGAACCATAAAACAAGCTACGTCGTTGGGGTTCAAGCTTCTCGATGATTTCCATACAACGCACCTTGGGGCAGCCTGTAATCGTTCCCCCTGGGAAAGTGGCGCGAATCAGATCCACGAAATTGTGATCGCCGCGTAATGTCCCCACCACGTTACTCACAAGATGCATCACATGACTATAGCGCTCAATCACTAATAATTCATCAACTTTAACACTTCCCCATTCACAAACCTTACCTAGATCATTGCGCTCTAAGTCAACGAGCATAATATGTTCAGCCTGTTCCTTGATGCAGGCAAGTAATTCACGCTCAAGCTCTCGATCAAGCTGTTCAGTGTTGCCTCGTGGTCTTGTGCCTGCGATCGGACGAGTTTCAGCATGGCGATCGCGCAAACTCACAAGACGCTCTGGGGAAACGCTAATCACTTCGCCCCAAGTAGTACGCCAATAGCTAGCAAAAGGCGAGGGATTGATTTTTTGTAAATGGCGGTATAGTTGCCATCCATCCGATGCCCAAGGATAGCCATATCGTATGGAGAGATTTGCCTGAAAAATATCACCCGCATAGATATGCTGCTTGGCAGTTTCCACGATGGATTCATAGCCTTGTTTTTCTGGAGAATAGGTTGGTTGAGCTTGACTATGATCTTTACTGAAATAGGCAAGGGGCTTAAGCCCCTTGTTTTCTAAATTGTTAAGGCGATCGCTTAATTCGTCTAGTTCATGGTGATCGCTAGCGGCTAGCCAGACGGTTTGAGTCTGATGATCGATGACCGCAAAGCTAGATGGTTCATACCAAAAGGCAACTGGGAATGGCAAGTTGTCAGACTTGCTATAGAACAAGCGCTCAATTTCCCATGCGAGATCATAGCCTAGCCATCCTAAATACCCTCCCGTAAAGGGTAGGTGCTTAGGTAAATTGTTAAAGTTTGGAGCAGATTGCATTCGCGATCGCAGTTTCTCTAAACAGGTTAAAATCTCCCCAACTTCTGGAGTCCATATTTGGCGAGGCTTACCCCCGACAATCGAGTATCGAGCTAATTTTGAGGGAACTGTGGTAGGGCTTTCCAATAGAACCGTAATCGGTTCCCAAAAATAGAGTGCTTCCCAGAGATCGGCTCCTGTCATTTCATGGGGCAGTGATCGCTGAAGCCACAACCAATCGGGCATAGAGAGGATTCGTAAGGTACGATTTTCATTAAACCGTAATTTGGTGATGCAAAATGCTTCCAAAATTGCAGTTTCCTAATTGCAGTGGCATACTGAAAAACGATATCTCCCTAAAGTAGGAACCATCCAAATCTATGAATCGCACCTTATTTATTGGGATTCTCATCGTCATTGGATTAATGGTATTGGCAAGTTCGTTACCTAATCAGTTCTATGGTGCAAGCGATCGCAAATTCATCATTATCACGATCATCACCTGCATTATTTCAGCGATCGGGCTTGCCATTTTCTTTGCTGCACCATTCCTTTCAACACAAGGCTAAGTATTGAACTGTGGCGCGAAGCACCACAGTTCAATACTTAGCCATATTGAGATCAACACTATAGGCATAGGCATCAATCCCACCACTGATATTTTTGACATTCGTAAAGCCTTGATTGATCAGCCATTGACACATTTGCGCTGATCGCATCCCATGATGACATAGCACTAATGTTTCCACATTAGGATCAAACTTTTCTTTAAAATCGCTTGCCCATTGGTCATATTCGCTCAGTGGCAAAACCGTAAAGCCATTGATCGCCGCAATCTCGACTTCATCACGTTCACGCACATCGATTAATTGCAAAGCCCCATGATTTTCTGCATGATTGCTTGCTAAACGTTCGGCTAGTTCTTGGACAGTAATTTGTATGATAGACATACTCACAAAATATTTTTTATATATTTTAGACCAATGAGCCAGCCCATCGAAGAATTGTTGCAAGACCTCAAGAGCGAAGATGAAGCTACCCGCGATCGTGCTACTCAGGGACTCTGGGAAATGTGGTTTATGCAAAAGGGGATCCATGGTTTACAGGTTTTGCGCCAAAGTCAGATGATGTCTGATAGCGGCAATATTCGGCAGGCTGAGTTAATTCTCACTCAACTAATTCATGCTCAGCCTGATTTTGTGGAGGCATGGAATCGGCGGGCAGTATTGTTTTATATGCAGGGAGATTACAAGCGCTCAATCAAAGATTGCCAAAAGGCGATTTCCCTTAATCCCTATCATTTCGGGGCAGTGCATGGCTTAGGCTTATGCTACGCTGCAATCGGTAATTACCATGAGGCAATCATAACTTTCCGTAGAGCCTTGGAAATTCAACCCTATTCAATCACTAATCAAAAATTAATTCTTGAGTGTACAGCAATGCTTAACTAACTCTAGTTGGGGATAATTTAAAACTGTCTTTGAGAGAGGGTTTGCTACGCAAACCCTCTCTCAAAAAAGCCTTGCTTCGCAAGGCTTTTACTTGTAATCTGTTGAAATTTGCTAGCTTAACTCGAACTCACTTTAACTAAAGGAATCTCAAAGCATTTCTTTTGTTAGTTACTATGCCACAGGGGTGTGCGACGGACAAAGGCAAAAATGCAGACTCCAATGCTCATGCTCAGCCAACCGCAAATTAGCGTTAGCAAAGGCAATATTTGATTTAACGAAAGGCTCGCTCCAGTAGATCTGGCAGCCAAAAATATAGAAATTAGTAAAAGTGCAAGCCCCATTTCCCAATGCTGTAATTTGTTTCTATGATCGCGATAATCGCTGTCTAGACTATTCGGGGCGACTAATTTTAGAAAAAATCTGGCAATATCAGGACTAATAACACAAACTCCTAGCCAAGCGATGACATTAGCTGCGGATAATTTTGCATCAATGGGGAAAATTATCAAAGCGAAAATACCCACAATCGTAAATGCTGTACCTGCCAAAATTCCTGCCCCCTGCGGTAGCAATACATGGGCTAAGCCCAAACTATCACATGCAGTTTCTTGCTTAGCCAGATGAAATTCTTCACGGAGCGTTTGACCTAACTGCTCATAGTCATCCTCTTTCTTATTGATCTGATCGACTAACATTGTCATTGACAAGGGAAGTGTAATCTCGCTAGTGCTCCCCGCCAATTGCATCCAGCTTAACTCGCCCCCTGCTTCTTGCAGCTTGACCAAAGACAATCTTGAAAAGGGACGTAAATTGATTGCATATTCGGCGGCAATGCCCCACAACCCACTAAATCGCAACTGCAAAATCTTTTCAGGCGATCGCAACTGCACTTGCCATGTGAAGAAACCTGTTAGTCCTGTAATCGTAAAAATAATGACAATGATTGCCCTAAAACTGTTAGCAAAATCTAACATTGTCCAAAAGAAAAAGCCAATGACAATTAGGACAATACTATTAAATTGTCTTGGCTGCTGCGCCAATGAA includes:
- a CDS encoding anthranilate synthase component I, with translation MPDWLWLQRSLPHEMTGADLWEALYFWEPITVLLESPTTVPSKLARYSIVGGKPRQIWTPEVGEILTCLEKLRSRMQSAPNFNNLPKHLPFTGGYLGWLGYDLAWEIERLFYSKSDNLPFPVAFWYEPSSFAVIDHQTQTVWLAASDHHELDELSDRLNNLENKGLKPLAYFSKDHSQAQPTYSPEKQGYESIVETAKQHIYAGDIFQANLSIRYGYPWASDGWQLYRHLQKINPSPFASYWRTTWGEVISVSPERLVSLRDRHAETRPIAGTRPRGNTEQLDRELERELLACIKEQAEHIMLVDLERNDLGKVCEWGSVKVDELLVIERYSHVMHLVSNVVGTLRGDHNFVDLIRATFPGGTITGCPKVRCMEIIEKLEPQRRSLFYGSCGYIDKRGNIDLNILIRTLLKTNDHIWGQVGAGIVADSISDREWHESLQKAQAQLAALGLMRSD
- a CDS encoding rhodanese-like domain-containing protein → MSIIQITVQELAERLASNHAENHGALQLIDVRERDEVEIAAINGFTVLPLSEYDQWASDFKEKFDPNVETLVLCHHGMRSAQMCQWLINQGFTNVKNISGGIDAYAYSVDLNMAKY
- a CDS encoding tetratricopeptide repeat protein encodes the protein MSQPIEELLQDLKSEDEATRDRATQGLWEMWFMQKGIHGLQVLRQSQMMSDSGNIRQAELILTQLIHAQPDFVEAWNRRAVLFYMQGDYKRSIKDCQKAISLNPYHFGAVHGLGLCYAAIGNYHEAIITFRRALEIQPYSITNQKLILECTAMLN